The DNA window ATATTATTGGAAGAGCTTGAAAAAAACATggtttaaaatttgacaaacaagccaagaaagaaaaacaatagtgaACAACTTGATACCTGCACTTTTCTGTCGGGGTTTCGGATTTATCAATCTGCCgcaaaactatatatattgcCTAGCTCtgcatttttaattaaaaaaatatattgaattgtttgtcctcttaatttttttttagatctggAAATGCATACACTTGCatgaaatatattgtaaataaaagtacAGCCAAAATATCCCTTGTCTATGCTAcaaaatcaagtgagtaatagtatgatatatattttatttggtcgggttgttgtctctttgacacattccccatttccattctcaattttattagcagGACTTGTTTATCTTCATCAATTTACAATACTTGAACAtcgatgaaaaaaaatgtataaccaAAATAACAAAcgcaaaattaaataaagggAAGTCTAGAAGATATCAACCGTTATGCATGTATATcatcaagtctagttaaaccaTTACTGCCATGTTCATGACTTGTCATGATGAGCATATTGTGCACCAGGGAGGCAGTTCATGCGATGCCTCGATAGATAACATGTTATCAATCACACTTTTTTGGTAAACAAATATGAGACGTACTTTTCAGTGAAATCTCATCCTGGGCAACTGATGACATTGTAAACAGGACATGTTTGGAATAACAAACCTTCGTATTCATTTATAAGTGTGAACGGCATGTCTTGCTGGGATTACGTACTCATAactgaaaatatgttttgattcAAAGGCAAACCGAATCTGACAGAGATGGcacttaattatatttttggtgTCTATATCACCCACGAAATCTAGAAAGAATatttatctatcaaatatgaaattacaAGATCAAGTGTGTATTTAACCAAATTATCAATACTGTTCTCCCTAAAATATGATTTAAGGTAACAAGTCTGCTAACACCTTACGATAAAAGCtccaacaaaataatttatttacttctatttcctttttttctcattatttgaataaatttacgCCAGCATAATTTTAACCTtctatataaattgttttcagAGACATTTACTCAAGAGCCATCTATTTGTGACGTTTGTTCAGGAAGATATACGCCATATATTTTAGTCGGTAAGTATACTTTATTCAATCTATCTTTATTTGATCGCTTATTCTGTTTTCATATAAAGTCAAATTATGATATGCAAACACAAAACATATTAAACGCTcaacatgtttaattttcagTCCTGGTGATAAAGGTTAAACTATTCATTATTAATGACTCAACATTTTAAgctttcaaatagaaaaaaagaaatcgaACGATGTGaatatgaagaaatattttaactGCATTTACGCTATGTTGATCATCATCAACTGTTTccaaatgtgtttttaaattttgttttatatactaaTTGATATTCCCTATTCGTAATACGGTTAACAATacttaaattataataaacagaaaaagtCGTCGTACTCAATTACAATTTGTCGAATAAGAATATCGAATTTACCATAGTTTAATTGTTCTAATTTTTATTACATAGCACAAGGTCAATTTCGTAAGTATAACCTATTGCCATCAGTTGTTGCATTACAATTTTGAAGCACAATTCATTTATAAGCAATCTAACTGAAACCGTTTTTCGTTgaacaaaaaccaaataaaaaagattaagaAGCAATTTAACTAAAACCTGTTTTAACAAAATAGTTcgtgttatttcattttttgcaaATATGGATGGCTAACTACAtatcatttttcaataattcaatttttggatgtaacgcgtctcctgattggctgacgtcgttttgtttgtcatttcatagacacaattttttcatgtgaccatgacgtcatccaggtttttcatgatttttgccggtttaaaatggaatttagaattaaattataggAAATACCTGTGATATTTTGTcagtctattcaaaataacataaaaaatgtgatgcacactgttaaataatcCACCCGGCGCGTTATTCAGGGTGTACCTCATTTTggtatgttatttcttcatagacagaaaaaatattaaagtcattccttaattgtttttaaactatccgacaatatttttgacaaaacatcattttttctAAGGCATATCTTGTCTTCTGCACCCATTTGAATGAttttagaaaatagaaaatatcgCAAATGTTGTTCTTTGTTCTGATTTTAGGcatatgataatatatatatcatgattatataGTAATCATCAAATTGTTATGAAAAATTATGATACttcgaaaataaatattatttaatacgTGAATTCAATGGTTCACATGAGGCTAAATGACCAAGGAGGTAATTAAAATCATagtctatagaactggacaacGGCTTCAACAGGCCAATTAAAGACATAAAATGTCTGttgaaaatacaaacaaaagaaaagagTGAGCCACACAAACCTAAACAAAAGCTAGGATCATGAGACACAAGTAAAGCAAACAAAAGGAGGGAAACTGAttgatatacataatatatcatgtatatgttctattttaaaagtatatgctctaataaaaaatattaatattgttttcaacagaaaggggtctaaaaataaaaaataaaatgaatttcattgttttgagtgggttttttttcaaatttgcttACGGTTGCACccgataaatatatttaatagatCCATCTACAGAAGACTTGTAAAATTGTATGTTATGAAACGGAAAAGTCAATAGTTCATTCTAAGTACATCCTTTTTATACATGTAGCGTTAAACACATTGGTAATTTATCATTAAGTATACTTTAGTTTATATCATTATCATCAGCATGTCCTATGGTTCATAGTAAataaatcttgttttaaaaatgaatattgttttcCTTCCATCGTATTATTGACCTTAATTATTAAGCAAGTGTTTTTCCCATGTGTCATATCCATATTTAGGTATACGGATGCCTTTCAAAATCTAATTTTAACCTTCTGATTTTGACTGCTGTAGatataatgttttatcaaattggaTTTGCTATGCCTTAAgtcaatgaaaatatgttatgtCATTTAATAATACGATGTAATGTACTTTTAACCATCAAAAAAAGCAATCAGAAATTTAACATTTATCTGACTGTAgcactatttatttatatttagttcTTATGTGATAACGTAAATATTactcccccccccttttctcttCGCCGCGAGAGGGAAAAGCTGTCCTCTAATATCAACTTAGATGTAATTGTGAATTAATAACGATATCATACTAGCAATGCATGGAGTATTCGGGTTATTACTTGAATCATaatctgtgtcattttttacAGCTACCCCGGCACGTAAGTTATATTAACATtagaatgtttttgtttttcttatgtgAATTCATTTCTTCGTTTCATAAAGATAAAGGTTGTAAATCGTAAGTAAGACCATGTTAAAGATAAGCAACatatacacaaatatttttagTTTACAAATAACGAGCAACTTACTGTCTGGTATAAATCTTAACAATCTTAACTTTGAGAAATAAAAGATACAGTTAGACACAGGTATTGAAATGTAAAAACTTAGTTGCGTTAAAATTTATCTTGAAAGGTGATAAGTCTATTAggctgatttttttaatttatttttattttcaaagaaagtTTAAACATCTCATACAGGAATGCTATTTAAATTATTACTACCTGATTGAGATTTTGTTATCACTTTGCATACATTTGttatatgttatttgtttatttaaacgACAAGTAATTAATCCAAGGAACCGGTTTGTCATATGTAAAGACCGGTAATTTTTTAAGTAACACATGGTAAACATTTCAATGGTTATTTTATATTCACTTACCGTTGTTCATATACAAGTACATGGTTTCGTATCCTCTAATTCTATTTCAGGATTAGGCTGCAACAGACCATCACTGTGTGCtataaaagatgttttaaatgACGAATCCTGTACCGCTTCTGAACCAGCTATGGACGATGAATTAATGTGCAACAGCTGTAAAACGCCAGTATAAAAATAGTGTTACGGGATGAACTGGGATCAGAAATAGATGTGAAACAAAAACCGTGTTCGAAATAATAgtaacttttcaaaaaaatacaaatttatttcgcaaataaagattttaaaaactgCACAATATTTTTACACTGGTGATAAAAACAGAAACTAAAGATACTAAACTGATattgaaactcataaatcgagaaaaaaactgacaatgtcctaataaaaaaaaagacatacagaTAAATAACAATACATAGAAAACTATGTTTGATTTAAAGCAACTAAATGTAcactatttatttcttttacagtTTGATTGAGAAAAACATCGTCATAGctatataataaaattcattatctAATTATTAACACAATTCCGTATTAATATTCttgtaattgttataaaacaCACCAAATGACATAGTTCAAAATCTGATCTTGAACAgtatcaattgattttttaaaaattacctgTGACGTCATTTTGTGGCGTTGCCCCAGTCGTGGTTCTGTTGTGCTGTTTTGTCAACTGTCCCATGTTGTTTTACGTGTTCGTTTTTATTCTAGATCTGTAATCAGCATGtgctattgtattttttatttgtgtatttctcagTCCAGAatgttcttgtattttttgtactgtattcctgtcatgtaatggtGTCATTTCAGTGTAATATTTAACAGTGCCAGAAAAGTGCGATGCTTAGCTAGccacaaaatcaggttcaacccacctaaaaatgtcatgtaccaagtcaggaaaatggcagttgttatcttatagttcgtttctgtgtgtgttgcattgtcgtttggttttttttatcatttcagtgtttctgttgtttcgttatTATCCTCTtacagttgatgtgttttcctcggttttagttttgtaacctggatttgtttttgtctcaaTCGATTTAACAAGTTATTTTCAACACGTTAACAATATagcatgtaaaaaaatatgataactgAACGAAGCACCATGACCAAATGGAGTTGATTATTgctttttatattgatatatatagtacatacaatttaaaatggaaatggggaatgtgtcaaagagacagcactccgacaacagcagaaggtcaccaataggtcttccaTGCAGCTAGAAActctcgcacccggaggcgtccttcaaatatatatatatactagttaagGGATAGTGGACGTCATACGTAACTCCAAatcatacacaagaaactaaaattaaaaatcattcaagacttacaaaggccagaggctcaggacttgggacaggcgcaaaaatgcggcggatttaaacatgtttttaacatctcaaccctcccctatacctctagccaatgtaaaaaaagtaaacgcatatcAATTTGCAcggtaaaattcagttcaagagaagtccgggTCCGATGTAGAAagaggtaacaaaagaaaataaacaaaatgacaataatacatagatATCTACAGAGCCAAtatatattccaaatatctaaaagtattatcaaAGTGTTGTATTATATGTTGTTTCGATAGGTCTTTGtcactcatagcaatacaaaaacaggtccgcaataagtggtgcacagttagtcccaaTTGGAATTCAAATAACTTGaagatatacggaatctccaaagcaaacaaaaattGTATCTACTAAAAGTTCAAGGcagatatagtatcaaagcatgtccaattgacatagttcttttgtttattactACAAAAATATGACCTAAAACAGTTTGAACATACGAATACGCGTACTGACTTTTTAACTGCCTATTtgattaggtgtgtgaattttttctttatGAGAATTTGAGGCAAAGTGggatacagggtagaaaaatcaaacctttgaacagatttaaaatcaccaataaaagcatgcaatttatcaagtatttccaacgagtttttgacTATGTTCattactgaataaaaaaaaacgattcaAAAGATTTTTTCGTCAGTTTTTTCCCGTTTTAACCATTTCAAACAGTAAGTACGGAGTGAGTCGtgccaattaataattgacgggggacgatttttacgtcctttactgaggaatgattttaactttcggtcttgaacgatgttaacaTCTCCTGTTATAATATGGGAAATGGGACCATAAATGTATTCTGAAATACTGCAATTACATgcagtaggtgtattttcactgatattaacatcatTACACAATTCgctataattaaacacatatttcccggtagatttcttgtaaatataacaaaaaagagGGAGATcagtattatcaaaatatccaggaatttgttctttaacagaatggtcgttaaaaatactgtcaatatttacaaaatcaaaacctttattggcatactttattttaaaaaaaatgtttttttatgatcttcagatCGATCAAGTTTGGGAAACAGTTTGGAATTACAATATGCCTTTATAATTTGAACGACTTCATACTTAGAACTGCTATATAAAATAGTGTTGCAAtcctttaaaatgttatttaactTACTAACCGGTATATAAAGAACAGAGCTTTGCTAttagataatgtctgccgttgatTTTGAAATAGGAATTATGTCCGAAATATTTGAATGATTGGTCTGAAATTTTCTgtgattgcgatttgttctacgaccatgagaacggtttttacgaacagttttagaaactatattcaaaatgttaacaGAATCGTTTCTTGATATATTACTTATTCCCATGATGTTATTAATAAGACCGAGATGTTagactgtctgtaatttttttatccaatttaattcaattattttccgcgatcttacaaattttgaatgtgattcaccaggctgctgaTTTACTACGTCTACAGGTTGaactgttaaatatttaataggTTGATTATGCTTCTTTTAAGGTGtataaatgatacttttgaatttattgggtcttttaaaatgatacaggtgtttttgtgtgtgtaaagaTAAATATCGAGCAGTTTCAGCTACGTACTGAATATCGCGACCCGGTTTGTTgaatgtgagtaaataaataatactgtttgtttttcaagttatatcagtttcaaaatttaaagaaaatgtgcgaccattaaacaGGGACCTTAACatattgttggtggaaagaaGGGGACATATTAGTCATTgtttggcatgacacttatcgatagaaaGATAGtcatgatttttattgttaaaaatgttagcgatg is part of the Mytilus trossulus isolate FHL-02 chromosome 13, PNRI_Mtr1.1.1.hap1, whole genome shotgun sequence genome and encodes:
- the LOC134694954 gene encoding uncharacterized protein LOC134694954 gives rise to the protein MVKTTTNTLLLFVCFVAASAICNYPCFRFDVGTWVKDKDTFVFSCSNMSILTVNGVHEKLCYERRGPFLVSRSGNAYTCMKYIVNKSTAKISLVYATKSKTFTQEPSICDVCSGRYTPYILVAQGQFPTPARLGCNRPSLCAIKDVLNDESCTASEPAMDDELMCNSCKTPV